A genomic segment from Salvia splendens isolate huo1 chromosome 13, SspV2, whole genome shotgun sequence encodes:
- the LOC121762453 gene encoding uncharacterized protein LOC121762453 isoform X2, protein MGCFLSTQKDTGGNRRRPANIGDVFVFVPGLRIPKHANFSEALGDHLSKSLVERLSALRTRIVVMAGQEAPTFTRTRRKTATQHGGSTLGDLLQALEDYLPVLLGLVKDEFVWINQEDEAEETAMCSAWYEVLSVLHLMATLSLSQANLLLLPRTSVDGYQPKLTEESRRSSVDVFLKAAGYLDCAIRHVLPQLPDELRRNLPVDLAEGVLRALCLQALGQGVDIQLGLAIDSTKATLAVKRRLACEMVKYWQQAQDNIMNLALANGWGEKHRLFVKWKYLEAKAAAYYYHGLILDEGNTEKSHGMAVAALQAADECLKESNKACEAFHASAPLSRNPPLWGTMKFLSEKIPKDTCSKVRINKDLYSHDKIMETAPTLPDFTLALKPDEYQLPEVDHSWNQQAQKSR, encoded by the exons ATGGGGTGTTTTCTATCAACTCAAAAGGACACTGGAGGGAACAGGAGGAGGCCAGCGAACATTGGGgatgtttttgtgtttgttcCAGGTTTACGGATCCCTAAGCACGCCAATTTCTCGGAGGCCCTGGGCGATCACCTGTCTAAAAGCTTGGTGGAGCGCCTTTCTGCGCTTAGGACGAGGATAGTTGTTATGGCCGGGCAAGAAGCTCCAACGTTTACAAGAACGAGAAGGAAAACTGCAACCCAACATG GAGGTTCGACACTGGGCGATCTCCTTCAAGCTCTAGAAGATTATCTGCCTGTGCTTCTGGGATTGGTTAAAGATG AGTTCGTTTGGATCAATCAAGAAGACGAAGCGGAG GAAACGGCAATGTGTAGCGCTTGGTATGAAGTATTATCTGTTTTGCACTTGATGGCAACACTGTCGTTATCTCAAGCTAATCTGTTGCTCCTTCCAAGAACGTCAGTCGATGGTTATCAGCCCAAGCTAACAGAAG AGAGTCGTCGATCTTCAGTTGATGTTTTCTTGAAGGCAGCTGGTTACCTTGACTGTGCTATCCGGCATGTTCTCCCACAGTTGCCCGACGAACTAAG GAGAAATCTTCCGGTCGACCTTGCTGAAGGAGTCCTACGAGCACTCTGCCTTCAAGCGCTTGGACAG GGTGTTGATATTCAGCTGGGACTCGCCATCGACAGCACTAAAGCAACACTGGCTGTGAAACGAAGACTTGCCTGCGAGATGGTGAAATACTGGCAACAG GCACAAGATAACATAATGAACCTTGCATTGGCGAACGGGTGGGGAGAGAAGCACAGGCTATTCGTGAAGTGGAAATATCTCGAAGCAAAG GCTGCAGCATACTACTACCACGGCCTGATTCTGGACGAGGGGAACACGGAGAAGTCTCACGGAATGGCTGTAGCTGCTCTGCAAGCAGCAGATGAGTGCCTCAAAGAGAGCAACAAGGCCTGTGAAGCTTTTCATGCATCAGCCCCCTTATCTAG GAATCCTCCTCTATGGGGAACTATGAAGTTTCTGTCTGAAAAGATTCCAAAGGATACTTGTAGCAAAGTGAGAATCAACAAGGATCTTTACTCCCACGACAA GATAATGGAGACAGCGCCAACGCTGCCGGATTTCACCCTGGCCCTCAAGCCGGATGAGTACCAGCTTCCCGAGGTGGATCATTCGTGGAATCAACAAGCACAGAAGAGTAGATGA
- the LOC121762453 gene encoding uncharacterized protein LOC121762453 isoform X1, with the protein MGCFLSTQKDTGGNRRRPANIGDVFVFVPGLRIPKHANFSEALGDHLSKSLVERLSALRTRIVVMAGQEAPTFTRTRRKTATQHGGSTLGDLLQALEDYLPVLLGLVKDGSPLQHKVEFVWINQEDEAEETAMCSAWYEVLSVLHLMATLSLSQANLLLLPRTSVDGYQPKLTEESRRSSVDVFLKAAGYLDCAIRHVLPQLPDELRRNLPVDLAEGVLRALCLQALGQGVDIQLGLAIDSTKATLAVKRRLACEMVKYWQQAQDNIMNLALANGWGEKHRLFVKWKYLEAKAAAYYYHGLILDEGNTEKSHGMAVAALQAADECLKESNKACEAFHASAPLSRNPPLWGTMKFLSEKIPKDTCSKVRINKDLYSHDKIMETAPTLPDFTLALKPDEYQLPEVDHSWNQQAQKSR; encoded by the exons ATGGGGTGTTTTCTATCAACTCAAAAGGACACTGGAGGGAACAGGAGGAGGCCAGCGAACATTGGGgatgtttttgtgtttgttcCAGGTTTACGGATCCCTAAGCACGCCAATTTCTCGGAGGCCCTGGGCGATCACCTGTCTAAAAGCTTGGTGGAGCGCCTTTCTGCGCTTAGGACGAGGATAGTTGTTATGGCCGGGCAAGAAGCTCCAACGTTTACAAGAACGAGAAGGAAAACTGCAACCCAACATG GAGGTTCGACACTGGGCGATCTCCTTCAAGCTCTAGAAGATTATCTGCCTGTGCTTCTGGGATTGGTTAAAGATG GGAGTCCGTTGCAACACAAAGTAGAGTTCGTTTGGATCAATCAAGAAGACGAAGCGGAG GAAACGGCAATGTGTAGCGCTTGGTATGAAGTATTATCTGTTTTGCACTTGATGGCAACACTGTCGTTATCTCAAGCTAATCTGTTGCTCCTTCCAAGAACGTCAGTCGATGGTTATCAGCCCAAGCTAACAGAAG AGAGTCGTCGATCTTCAGTTGATGTTTTCTTGAAGGCAGCTGGTTACCTTGACTGTGCTATCCGGCATGTTCTCCCACAGTTGCCCGACGAACTAAG GAGAAATCTTCCGGTCGACCTTGCTGAAGGAGTCCTACGAGCACTCTGCCTTCAAGCGCTTGGACAG GGTGTTGATATTCAGCTGGGACTCGCCATCGACAGCACTAAAGCAACACTGGCTGTGAAACGAAGACTTGCCTGCGAGATGGTGAAATACTGGCAACAG GCACAAGATAACATAATGAACCTTGCATTGGCGAACGGGTGGGGAGAGAAGCACAGGCTATTCGTGAAGTGGAAATATCTCGAAGCAAAG GCTGCAGCATACTACTACCACGGCCTGATTCTGGACGAGGGGAACACGGAGAAGTCTCACGGAATGGCTGTAGCTGCTCTGCAAGCAGCAGATGAGTGCCTCAAAGAGAGCAACAAGGCCTGTGAAGCTTTTCATGCATCAGCCCCCTTATCTAG GAATCCTCCTCTATGGGGAACTATGAAGTTTCTGTCTGAAAAGATTCCAAAGGATACTTGTAGCAAAGTGAGAATCAACAAGGATCTTTACTCCCACGACAA GATAATGGAGACAGCGCCAACGCTGCCGGATTTCACCCTGGCCCTCAAGCCGGATGAGTACCAGCTTCCCGAGGTGGATCATTCGTGGAATCAACAAGCACAGAAGAGTAGATGA